GTTTCTTTTCCATGCAGAGTATAAGCATACCATGAACGAAACCTGATCATACAACTATTGACAGATTATAGAAATGCGTGTTTACTATTTTCAGTGGCCAGTCGGCCCATCTGTACACTCACTACTTTGATGATCTTGGAGGTATATCATGGCTCTGGCCAAGAAACTGATCGTTGCTCTGTTCGCAGCTTCGCTGCTCGGCCTCGGTGGCTGCGCCACTGCGGAAAAAGGCTGGGACAAGACTAAGGCTGGTTTTAACAGCGTCAAGTCTGGTATCAGCAAAACCTTCTCTGGTTCTGGTTCCACGTCAGGAATCAAGACGCCGTGGAGTGAAGCGAAGAAAGGTATCGTCTGGCCCTGGGACGCACTCCGCGACACCAAGTCGCAGGATGCCTACCGTCGAGGACTGACACCTGCCGAAGCGGCAGCAGAAATGGGACGATGAGTCCAATGATGCACGCGCTGTGGTTTTACACCACAGCGCGTTCCATGTTTAGAGTAAAATAACCAATAAAATAAATTGCATTCACTCGCAAAAGTTGGTACTCTCCCTACATCTATGGAACATAATACGAAGTATCTGAGTGTGGTCTTGATGGGAAAGATCGCGTCGGGTAAGGGGACACAGGCCTCTGAAATTGCGCACGAATTTGGTGGTGTCGTGTACTCAAACGGGAACAAGTTGCGCGAGGTCATCCAACACCCAACACCGTTTGGCCGCAAGATGAAAGATATGTACGAGGAAGGCTATCTTATGCCAGAGTGGGTAGCTTCGTATTGGATGACACATGCGCTCGTATCTCAGTATGAGAACGAACGGGTGATCTTTGAAGCAGTGGCGCGCAAGCCAAACGAAGCAGAGCTCTTCCATGAGATCCATGAGTGGGTAGAGCGACCATATATTGTATTCAACCTAGATGTGCCTGATGATGTTGTGCGAGAACGAAGCTTGAGTCGTGCGCGTGACGTGGTGGATTCCGCCGAAAAGATCGAGAAGCGACTTGATGAATACCGCACGTACACCACGAAGTCGATCGAGTTCTTCCGTGAACAAGGCACCTTGATCGACATTGATGGAACACTATCTCCGGAAGAAGTGAAGCAACACATTTTTAATCATTTGCAGCAGTAGCGATAATATATGCAACCAACAACCGTTATTTTTATTGGTCCACAGGGAAGTGGAAAGGGGACTCAGATCGAGCTTTTGTATAAAGTGATGACCGAGAAAGACCCGGCTCGTCGAGTGGTAGATATCCAAACCGGTCGCCGGTTTCGTGCACTAGCTGCAAAGCATGAGACCTTTGCTGAACGAAAGATCAATGCGACGCTCGACTCTGGAGTGCTTCAGCCAGACTTTTTAACGCACGTACTTTGGGGACAGGCGATGCTCGATCAGTTGGACGCAAAGAGTCACTTGCTTATTGATGGTTTTCCACGCACGGTGCCACAAGCAGAAGTGCTTGATGACGCGCTTGCGTTTTTTGAGCGTGATATGCTTCATGTGATCAATCTCGACACGCCGGAAGAAGTCGTACGGAAGCGCATGTACGAACGGGCGCGAGCAGATGACACTGATGAATCGATCGAAGAGCGCCTGCGGTGGTATCGTGAAGAGACGTTGCCGGTGCTTGACTACTACCGGGTGCGGCCAGACACTGAAGTGCATGATCTCGAAGGGACTGACACAATTGAAGGTGTGCACGCACAGATCTTGACTGCGCTCAAGTTAACCTAAAACATATGATTACCAAGAAAACTCCAGAAGAGATCGAGACCCTTAAGGAAGCGGGATCTATTCTTGCTAAGATCCTCAAGGGTGTGGCTGCCGAGATCAAACCAGGTGTAACTACCTTGTCGCTAGATGATCGTGCGATGGATTTGGCTGAAGAGTACGGGGTTGAGCCGGTACTCCTCGGCTATCATCCCGGATTTGCGGATCGTCCGTATCCAGCAGCGATTTGTGTGTCGGTGAACAACTGTGTCCAGCATGGTATTCCGTCTGAAGATTTCGTGCTCGAAGAGGGCGATGTGGTGAACATCGACATGTCGATCGCACATAAGGACATGATCGTTGACTCAGGACTCACTGTCGGAGTGGGGGAGATCAGTGATGAGGCGCGCAAACTACTAGCTGTCACTGAGGAGGCGCGAGCGATCGGTATCAAGGAAGCAAAGCCGGGTAATCACATTGGTGATATCAGTGCCGCGATCCAGAAGCATGTGGAGTCGCGTGGTTTCTCGGTCGTGCAGGTGCTCTGTGGTCATGGGGTTGGGTATGCCGTGCATGAAGATCCGACGATCCCAAACTACGGCAAGGCTGGAACTGGTCCGCTTATCGAAGTGGGGCATGTGTATGCGATCGAACCAATTGTAAATATCGGCAAGCCCGATGTGGTATTTGATGATGAAGGTGATGGCTACAGTGTATATACGACTGACGGTAGCTGGAGCGCACACTTTGAACATACGGTAGCGATCACTGAGGATGGTCCGCTCATTTTGACTAAGGAATAGAAAAAGCGGCGGGCCCCAAAGGGGCCCGCCGCTTTTTCACTCAACACCAAACTCACCATGAAAAACTACCAAAGCTACTCTGGTCGCGGCATGGATATTGCCGAAAATCGCGCCGACGATCTCGATCGTCGATCCTTGGCGTATTTGGCAGAAAAGGACGATCCGTATGTGTTTGAGCTTGGTAGTGGATCCGGTGGACAGGCAGTGCGCATGGTAGCAGCAGGCGCGTGCGTCGTGGCGCTTGATGTGCACGACTTCACGAGTGACTATCAGGCAAAGCGATCTATAAAAAACATCGACGCAGCAAGACTCCGGTTTATCTCGGCTGACATGCGTCATGCGCCACAGCTGTTCAAGGGCATATCATTTGACGCTATCATTATGCAGCGCGTCATTCACTATCTTTCTTATCAAGAGGCACTGCAGTTACTCAGCGAACTCCGCGCGCTGACGTCTGGGTCATTATTCATCTCTGTCACCGGTCTTGATTCGATGGTTGGAGATTCATACCCGCTTCGAGATGAGCCGCTAGAGAGTCGATTCGGGAAAGTGACAGACCTCGGACAAGATATGTTTGGTATTACCGAACCAATTTGTCTCTATACCGAAGTAGAATTTACGTCACTTCTTATGGAAGCTGGCTGGCAGGTTGAAGACTGCTGGACATCGGCGTTTGGGAATCATAAGGCAGTTTGTCGTTAAAAGAGGTGCGTTTTCTACAGTTTTTGCTATACTGCGGCCACTAATTTCAATAGAAATATTATGTCAAAGAAACCACAGCAGGAGCGATCACTGGTCCTCCTTAAGACCGACGCAGTGCAGCGTAGTTTGGTCGGTGAGATCATCAAGCGCTTCGAGCAGACCGGTCTCAAGATCAGCGCAATGAAGATGCTTAATGCAACCGAAGCACAGCTCCTTGAGCACTACAACAAGGACGATGCATGGTATGAGAAGAAGGGTAAGGGTATTGTAGAAGACCTCAAGGCGCAGGGTCGTGAAGTTGAAAAGGAGCCGATCGAGTACGGCAAGGACATCATTCGTACGATTGTGCACTACATGCAGGCAAGTCCAGTGGTAGCAATGGTACTTGAAGGAAACATGGCAACTGCGGTGGTGACTAAGATCGTTGGTACAACCGAACCAACCACTTCAGATGTTGGTACGATCCGTGGTGACTACACCCTCGATTCATTTGCACACGCGACCTACGAAAACCGTGCCGTACGAAATCTCGTACACCAGTCAGAATCTCCAGAAGAAGCAGAGCGCGAGATCAAGATCTGGTTCAAGCCGGAAGAGATCATGGAGTACACCACTGCGCAGGAACGCATCCTCTACGATGTGAACCTTGATGGGAAGGCGGAGTAGAAGTAGTTGAAAGCGCCGGGGACACTTTTAAAAAGTGTCCCCGGCGCTTTCTTAGTGACTGCGTGGGTTGTGCTTTGACAAACTTTTGCAACGGGACTACCATAATAGATGCAACCATATACGTATGTTCTGATTACATATGTATCGGGCTGCCCAAAGTCGTGGCCGGTGCCGAGAACTCGTAAGAGATTTCGAATAATC
Above is a window of Candidatus Nomurabacteria bacterium DNA encoding:
- a CDS encoding class I SAM-dependent methyltransferase: MKNYQSYSGRGMDIAENRADDLDRRSLAYLAEKDDPYVFELGSGSGGQAVRMVAAGACVVALDVHDFTSDYQAKRSIKNIDAARLRFISADMRHAPQLFKGISFDAIIMQRVIHYLSYQEALQLLSELRALTSGSLFISVTGLDSMVGDSYPLRDEPLESRFGKVTDLGQDMFGITEPICLYTEVEFTSLLMEAGWQVEDCWTSAFGNHKAVCR
- the map gene encoding type I methionyl aminopeptidase, with the translated sequence MITKKTPEEIETLKEAGSILAKILKGVAAEIKPGVTTLSLDDRAMDLAEEYGVEPVLLGYHPGFADRPYPAAICVSVNNCVQHGIPSEDFVLEEGDVVNIDMSIAHKDMIVDSGLTVGVGEISDEARKLLAVTEEARAIGIKEAKPGNHIGDISAAIQKHVESRGFSVVQVLCGHGVGYAVHEDPTIPNYGKAGTGPLIEVGHVYAIEPIVNIGKPDVVFDDEGDGYSVYTTDGSWSAHFEHTVAITEDGPLILTKE
- a CDS encoding nucleoside monophosphate kinase; amino-acid sequence: MEHNTKYLSVVLMGKIASGKGTQASEIAHEFGGVVYSNGNKLREVIQHPTPFGRKMKDMYEEGYLMPEWVASYWMTHALVSQYENERVIFEAVARKPNEAELFHEIHEWVERPYIVFNLDVPDDVVRERSLSRARDVVDSAEKIEKRLDEYRTYTTKSIEFFREQGTLIDIDGTLSPEEVKQHIFNHLQQ
- a CDS encoding nucleoside monophosphate kinase produces the protein MQPTTVIFIGPQGSGKGTQIELLYKVMTEKDPARRVVDIQTGRRFRALAAKHETFAERKINATLDSGVLQPDFLTHVLWGQAMLDQLDAKSHLLIDGFPRTVPQAEVLDDALAFFERDMLHVINLDTPEEVVRKRMYERARADDTDESIEERLRWYREETLPVLDYYRVRPDTEVHDLEGTDTIEGVHAQILTALKLT
- a CDS encoding nucleoside-diphosphate kinase (catalyzes the formation of nucleoside triphosphate from ATP and nucleoside diphosphate), whose amino-acid sequence is MSKKPQQERSLVLLKTDAVQRSLVGEIIKRFEQTGLKISAMKMLNATEAQLLEHYNKDDAWYEKKGKGIVEDLKAQGREVEKEPIEYGKDIIRTIVHYMQASPVVAMVLEGNMATAVVTKIVGTTEPTTSDVGTIRGDYTLDSFAHATYENRAVRNLVHQSESPEEAEREIKIWFKPEEIMEYTTAQERILYDVNLDGKAE